CGGAGGACAGCCACCATCTGCGCGAAATCTCCCGGCCCCGGCGCCGCCACGTGCCCCTGCGTCACATCAGCCCACTTCTGCCACATGACTCACCCTTCGCCCTGGGTACCGGCGCGCTCCTGAACCTTCATCCCACCTCCACACGCGGAGACGTGCCCGGCTCGAATGGGACGCCCGCCTGGGAGTTGGCACCCGGCTCCACCAACCACCGGTGAGGAGGACGAAACACCCCCTCCTCCTCGGTCGCCGACACCACCCGGAACGCACAGCGCCCGGACGACTCACCCTTCGAGGCCCGAGCCGACACCACCAGGGAGTAGTCGCCCCCCAGCGCCCCCAGGCGCTCGACCACGAAACGAAGCACGCCCGGGTTCGGCATCCGAGAGAGCACCACCGCCTCACTGCGGGTGCTCGTCTCATACAGGGTGCGTCCGTCCGCGGCCTGCAGTCGCACGTGGAAGTCCACGTCCTCACACGGCCCTTCCACGGAGAAATCCGCACGGACCTCCAGGCCCTCCTCCGGCGACAGGACTTCCAGGGACTCTCCCCGAGCATCCAACAACTGCACCCGGTGGATGCGGACGGGCCCTTCGGCGGGCAGCGATTCGGAGGGGACTTGCGGCAGCGCACCGCCCCCTTCCGTGAGCGCCGGAGGCGTGAAGGCGGCGGACTGCGCCTCCGCCAGGGAAATGGCCTCACGGTACTCGGCGGTGACCTCCGAGGGCTTGCCCACGCGGCGGACGTAGCCACCATCAATCCACGCAGCCAGGTCGCACCAGCGCTCCACGGTGCCCAGCTCGTGCGTCACCAGGACGATGGTCTTCCCCTGACGCTTGAAGTCCATCATCTTGGCGAGGCTCTTCTTGCTGAAGTGCTCGTCCCCGACGGCGAGGATTTCGTCGATGATGAGGATGTCCGGGTCCACGTGCGTGGCCACCGCGAACGCCAGGCGCATGTACATGCCACTGGAGTAGGTGCGCACCGGCTCGTCGATGAACTCGCCCAGCTCACTGAAGGCGATGATTTCATCCATCCGGGCCCGGACCTCGGCGCGCGTCATGCCCAGGATGATGCCGTTGATGAGGATGTTCTCCCGTCCGGAGAAGTCCGGATGGAAGCCAGCGCCCAGGTCCAGCAAGGCGGAGATGCGACCGTTGATCTGCAAGTCGCCGGAGGTGGGCGTGTAGATGCCGGTGATGAGCTTGAGCAGCGTGCTCTTCCCCGAGCCGTTCCGCCCGATGATGCCCACCGTCTTACCCTTGGGGATGGTGAGATTGATGCCGCGCAGCGCGGTGATGAGGCTGGCATCACGCGACTGGCGCTTGCCGCGCAGCCAGCGAAGCAGCTCGGATTTGAAGGTCGTGTACTCGCCCCGGATGGTCCGCTTCCGGAAGCTCTTCACGACGTCCTTCAGGATGATGGCGTCCATGGATTCAGGCATGCCGACGCTCAGATGGACTCCGCGAACTCTTCGCGGCGGGATTCGAAGATGGACGAGGCGGCCCACAGCAGCACCACGGAGACGGCCGCCAGCGCCATCAAGGGCTCTGCGTCCGGAAGCCGGTGCTCGTAGAAGATGGCCTGGTACGACGTCATCAGGCTGACCATGGGATTGAGGGCCAGCATCAACGAGCGGGCGCTCTCATCCTGGATGGTGGAGAGCGGATACAGCACCGGCGTGGCGAAGAACCACAGCGTCAGCAGGTTGCTGACGATGTGCTGCAGGTCCCGGAATGTCACGTTGATGGCCGCCAGGATGTAGGTCAGCGCCAGCGTGAAGGTGAGCTGGATGAGCACCACCACCGGGAACAACACCACGTGCCAGGTTGGCCACTGTCCGTACGCCATGCCCAGCACCAGCATCAGCGGAAGCGACAAGACGAAGTTACAGAGGTTCGTCACCACCACCGACGTGGGCAGCACCTGGGCCGGGAAGCGGACCTTGGTCAGCAAGTCCCGTCGGTCGCTGATCGCGCTGGCCCCGCCGCCGACCGACGTGGAGAACCAGATCCACGGCAGCAGGCCCACGAACATGAAGAACGGGAAGTTGGGGATGTTCTGCCGCATCACCACGGTGAACAGCAGCACGTACACCAGCATGTGGAGCGTCGGATTCAGGAACGTCCACAGGAAGCCGAGGAACGAGCCGCGATAACGCGCCTTCAGTTCCCGCTGGACGAGGCTGATGAGCAAGCCCCGGTACTGATACAGTTCACGGACGAGCCGAATCATGAGGGGGCCTTCTATAGCAGGGCCGCTTGCTGTTGCGAGGACGCCCGGCGCCCCCGGCCCCACTCTGCTGACGCCCTCGGACGGCTGCTCATTTGAAGAGCAAGCCATCAACCGAGCGAATGTCCGGCCCTGGCTCCAGCGCCTGAGCAACCAGGACACCGGAAAAACAAAAGGCCCCCTGGCTTCCCAGAGGGCCTCAATTTGGAGCGGGAAAAGGGATTTGAACCCTCGACCCTCGCCTTGGCAAGGCGATGCTCTACCGCTGAGCTATTCCCGCGTCAGACCCTGCAAACTAAAAGGCCCTCTGGGTTTCCAGAGGGCCCGATTTTGGAGCGGGAAAAGGGATTTGAACCCTCGACCCTCGCCTTGGCAAGGCGATGCTCTACCGCTGAGCTATTCCCGCATCAGGTGCTACGCTTCCGTCACCGTCGTGTGACCGCCGGGCCGGAAGTGAGGTGGGGTATACAGAGCCCTTCCGGACCCGTCAAACACTTTTCGCGGGGTCGGGCTCCCCCCCACGCTTCGCCAACATGGCCAGGAACGCCCGGAAGTAGACCACCGCGCTCCACACCGAGAAGGCACCAGACAGGTAGACGAGCACCTGGCCCACCAGGTTGTAGTCCACCGGCACGGAGAAGGTGCCGAACTCCAGTGGATGCACGTAGTGGACGCAGAGCGAGATGATGCCCACCAGTTGGAGGGACGTCTTCCACTTCCCCTCCTGGCCCGCGGCGATGACCATGCCCTCGCTGGCGGCGATGGTGCGCAGCCCGCTGACGATGAGCTCCCGCGCCAGCAGGACGATGACGACCCACGCGGCGATGCGCCCCAGCCGCACCATCATCACCAGGGCCGCCATGGCGATGAGCTTGTCGGCCAGCGGGTCCATGAACTTGCCGACCACGGTGATGAGGTTCCACTTCCGCGCGAGGTAGCCATCAACCACGTCAGTGATGGCGGCCACCGCGAAGACGAGCCCCGCCAGCAGCGAGTTGAGGGGGTCCGCGTCGTAGGTCAGCCACACGAAGAGCGGAATGATGAGGATGCGCCCCAACGTGAGCATGTTGGGCAGGTTCCAGAACTCCTGCACCAACACGCTGGGCTTGCGCGCCGCGCGCTTCCGGGCGCGCTCCTCTCGCTTCCGCTGTTTCCGCGCCGCTCGGTCCGTGGCCATGGCAGGGGCCCTTCTAGCGGACACCGAGGGCGATGAGGGCAAAACCTTCACCGCCCAGCTCCACCGCCGCCCGAAGCGGCTCCCCAGAGGGGGACTTGAGCACGGGCACCATGCGCGGCGTGAGGTTCCCCTGCCAGCCCACCAGGTGCGTCAGCGGCACCGTCACCGGCTGCTCCTGGTGCACCGCCACCGCGCGCAGCGGCCCCGGGAGGCTCAAGAGCACCTGGCCCTGCCCTCGCAGGTGCACCAGGTCCAGGTCCGGCGCGATGTCCGACGGAACCCGCCCGTTCTCGAACATGACCGGCTCCTCGAAGGCGAACACGCACTCGTCGCGGAAGTACGCGGAGTCCTCGCCCAGGTCCACCGCCAGGAAAGTACGGGTCGCGGCCGGCTCCAGGTAGAGCACGCCCTGCCCCCGGGCACGCACCATCCGCGCCGCCCCTTCCCCGAACGACTTGTCCGTGGCCCGGCCCCGGAACCGCTTCATCTCCGGCTGGAAGGAGAGCTGCCCCGCCAGCGCCACCAGGCCATCCAGACGCGTCAGGAGCTCCCCCTCCACCGCCACGGTGTAGCAGCCCGGCCCCGCGCAGAAGGGCCGCGACGCCTCCGCGCCGGGAAGGACGACCGAGCCGGCGAGTTCGGCCAGCGACGACCGCCCGCCGTCCCGAACGGGTGAGGACTCCGGCGCCGGAGACGTGGGCGCCAGCGACGTCGCGGGCACCTTGCGCAGATGCAACCGCGTCAGGGGCACGGGCGCCAGCGGCACGCTCGTGGCCACCGTGTCGGCGGTCTCTTCGAAGGCCGACTCGGGAGGCGCCTCCCGCGCCACGCCAATGTCAGCCGCGGCGTCCGTCGCCTCGGACGCCGAGGCGCCGGACAGGGCACTGGGGCCCTCGTCTTCGGCGAAGCGAATCTCCTCTTCTTCCTCCGGTTCGGCGGCGGGCGGCGGCGGCTCGGCGACAAGGGGCTCCACCGGCGCGCTTCGGAGCGGCGGCACGGCGGCGGAGGCCGGCTTCGCGTAGCTCTCCCCCGCGATGGCGCGAGACATCTTCTCCGCCATGACGTCACTGCCGGCGAGCAGGAAGTGCTCGCGAGCGCGGCCGTACTCGCCCATCTGCGCCAGGGTGAGGCCCAGGTAGTTCTGGGCCTTCTGGTGCTCGGGGGCCAGGTCAGTGGCCGTCTCGAACTCGCGCGCCGCGCGCTGGAGCGCGGACGTCTTCAGGTACACCAGTCCCAGGTTGACCCGCAGTGTCGGGTCCACCGGGTTGTCGCGCACCAGCATCTCGTACAGCTCGGCCGCCCTGTCGTACAGGCCAAGCTTGAAGTAGCAGAGGCCCAGCAGGTTCTGCGCCTTCTCCATGCGGGGATGGAGCTGGTGGGCACGCTCCAGGAACGGCTGAGCCTCGTGGACCCTGCCTGCGGCCAACAGCTCGCCACCGCGGGAGAGCTGCTGGAGGAACTCATCATCAGCGGGGCTCGTCTCCCCCCGCCCCTTCGCGCGCGTCGTCATTCTGGGATGTGGGCTCGCTGGGGCCGCTCGAGACGGCCGCCTCGCGCTCCTTGTAGTGGTAGTAGAGCTTGAGCACCTTGCGCACGTACCCCTGCGTCTCTTCGTAGGGGGGCACCTTGCCACCGTAGCGCTTCACCGCTTCGGGGCCGGCGTTGTACGCGGCAACCATCTTCACCATGTCGCCGTCGAACATGTTGGCGAGCACGC
Above is a genomic segment from Myxococcus xanthus containing:
- a CDS encoding ABC transporter ATP-binding protein, encoding MPESMDAIILKDVVKSFRKRTIRGEYTTFKSELLRWLRGKRQSRDASLITALRGINLTIPKGKTVGIIGRNGSGKSTLLKLITGIYTPTSGDLQINGRISALLDLGAGFHPDFSGRENILINGIILGMTRAEVRARMDEIIAFSELGEFIDEPVRTYSSGMYMRLAFAVATHVDPDILIIDEILAVGDEHFSKKSLAKMMDFKRQGKTIVLVTHELGTVERWCDLAAWIDGGYVRRVGKPSEVTAEYREAISLAEAQSAAFTPPALTEGGGALPQVPSESLPAEGPVRIHRVQLLDARGESLEVLSPEEGLEVRADFSVEGPCEDVDFHVRLQAADGRTLYETSTRSEAVVLSRMPNPGVLRFVVERLGALGGDYSLVVSARASKGESSGRCAFRVVSATEEEGVFRPPHRWLVEPGANSQAGVPFEPGTSPRVEVG
- the pgsA gene encoding CDP-diacylglycerol--glycerol-3-phosphate 3-phosphatidyltransferase, whose protein sequence is MATDRAARKQRKREERARKRAARKPSVLVQEFWNLPNMLTLGRILIIPLFVWLTYDADPLNSLLAGLVFAVAAITDVVDGYLARKWNLITVVGKFMDPLADKLIAMAALVMMVRLGRIAAWVVIVLLARELIVSGLRTIAASEGMVIAAGQEGKWKTSLQLVGIISLCVHYVHPLEFGTFSVPVDYNLVGQVLVYLSGAFSVWSAVVYFRAFLAMLAKRGGEPDPAKSV
- a CDS encoding tetratricopeptide repeat protein, encoding MTTRAKGRGETSPADDEFLQQLSRGGELLAAGRVHEAQPFLERAHQLHPRMEKAQNLLGLCYFKLGLYDRAAELYEMLVRDNPVDPTLRVNLGLVYLKTSALQRAAREFETATDLAPEHQKAQNYLGLTLAQMGEYGRAREHFLLAGSDVMAEKMSRAIAGESYAKPASAAVPPLRSAPVEPLVAEPPPPAAEPEEEEEIRFAEDEGPSALSGASASEATDAAADIGVAREAPPESAFEETADTVATSVPLAPVPLTRLHLRKVPATSLAPTSPAPESSPVRDGGRSSLAELAGSVVLPGAEASRPFCAGPGCYTVAVEGELLTRLDGLVALAGQLSFQPEMKRFRGRATDKSFGEGAARMVRARGQGVLYLEPAATRTFLAVDLGEDSAYFRDECVFAFEEPVMFENGRVPSDIAPDLDLVHLRGQGQVLLSLPGPLRAVAVHQEQPVTVPLTHLVGWQGNLTPRMVPVLKSPSGEPLRAAVELGGEGFALIALGVR
- a CDS encoding ABC transporter permease, whose translation is MIRLVRELYQYRGLLISLVQRELKARYRGSFLGFLWTFLNPTLHMLVYVLLFTVVMRQNIPNFPFFMFVGLLPWIWFSTSVGGGASAISDRRDLLTKVRFPAQVLPTSVVVTNLCNFVLSLPLMLVLGMAYGQWPTWHVVLFPVVVLIQLTFTLALTYILAAINVTFRDLQHIVSNLLTLWFFATPVLYPLSTIQDESARSLMLALNPMVSLMTSYQAIFYEHRLPDAEPLMALAAVSVVLLWAASSIFESRREEFAESI